The bacterium genomic interval CCCGGTGAACGGCCGCGCGCGAAAGATCCATCGCTTTTTGAGTTGCTTCTTTGCGGTCCTCATGAACCCATGACACATTTTCGCGAATATTTACCATTTGAAAGAAATACGGGTTGAGGCCACCTTTTTCGACCGCTTTGCGGAAAGTTTGCTCGTGCAGAAGCGGTGAACATGAAGCGACTACAATTCGATTCAGTTCGTGATCTTTGATATCTTGCTGGATCAAGTCCTGTCCGGGATCCGAGCACATATACTTATAGGTTCGAGAAACGGCGACGCCGGGCAGTCTGGAAATGTATGCCGCCAAAGCTTCCACGTCGATTTGATTGGCAATATTATGGCCGCAATGGCAAACATAATAACCGATGCGAATATTTCCATTGTTTTGATGATTAGGCATGGACTTTCACACCTCCCTTCCGAGATCTTGAATGCCAGGACGGTTTGACAAACAGCCTTTGAATTCCCAAATCTTTTTCTGGCAATCCAAACGCAACCCCCATCAGTTGTGTAAAATACATGACCGGAATGTGGATGTTCTCGCCATAGTTGGCGTTGATCTTATCCTGAAAACATTCCAGATTGAATTGGCATAACGGACAACACGTGATGATCATTTCTGCGTTCCGTTTGACGGCTTCGACGAGCAATCGGCGGTTGAGACGTAATCCGGCTTCAGGAATGGTACCGGTCAAACTGCCGCTGCAGCAACGCGTTTTTAGCGGCCAGTCTACTGCTTCGCCGCCCAAAGCATTGACCAGATGATCCATGGTCATCGGATTATGTTGATCGTCAAAATCTGCAAAGGGACGAACAATTTGGCATCCGTAGTAACAGGCTACCCGCAGTCCTTTTAAATTATTTTTGACCTGTTCGGTAACCGTTTTGAGCCCTATATCATTAGCGATAACATCCAAAGGGTGGCGCACTTTCGTTTTTCCCTTATAATGCAATTCTGTCGCTAAAAGTGCCTTATCCACTTTTTCTTTTACATGAGGATAGGTGCTCATGTATTTTTGAGTTTTGGTCAAGACTAAGTAACAAGCGTTGCATGGCGTAAGAAGCTCCGGAGACTCTCCGTTTTTCCCGTTTTGATTTTCCGCAATTACCAAATTTCGTGCCGCGAGGGAGAATGCCTGCACTTCGTCAATCGAGGCGTAAGAAGTTGCTCCGCAGCAATTCCAGTCTTTTAACTCTTCGACGTCAACGTTCAAATAGCGGAATACACTTAGCATGGATTCTTCATACGCTTTGCCGGTACTGTGGAGAGAACAGCCCGGGTAATACAAGTACTTTCTCATGTTCGCACCTCCTCTATCGATTCAGCCGCTTTGAGCAGCCGTTGAAGTTTATCTATACGTTCGATCTTGTCTCGTTTAAACGAAAATCGTCCCGTTCGCATAAGCCGTAATCCCATTAAAGCCTGACTAAACATCATAAAAAGGTTTGTTTTCAGGTAGAATTTAATAAGCAAAATCGCTTCGCTGTTACGTCCCTGCTTTCTAACAATATTGAAGAATTCACGTGAGAAGATTGGAATAGGATAACGCTTGGGGTACACGCCGCGCGCAATCGCTTCACGTTTGAGCGTGTACATCACGTCTGTGATATGAATTTGGCGCGGGCATTTGACCGTGCAGGCATAACAGGATGAACATAACCAAATAGTCAAACTGTTCAGCACTTCGTCTTTAAAACCTTCCCTCGTCATTGCAATGATCTTCCGAGGTGTGTAGTCCATATAATCGCTTAAGGGGCAGGTTGAACTACATGTGCCGCATTGGATGCAACTGAGAAGTTTCTGGCCGTAAGCTTTTGCCGCCATCTGTTCGCCAAACCCCAGGTCGAGTTCGGATTCGTATTTGATCTTTCGCATTTTATCGCGCGGATCGGGCGACGATTTGTTTTCTACAAATCCCATTGGAATAAATGAGATCATGATTACCTCCTTGCCAATAAAGAATCAAAAACCGTTTGAAATAATTTGGAAATTGAACTTTAAAACATGGAAACATAAATCTTTATAGAATGACTCATGCAATTTAGAAAGAATTGGGGCAGTGCCGGAGGGATTAATTCTGAAAAAGGAAGAGACCTATTCCGTTTTAGAGTGAGATCAGTTGCATTATCTGATCAGAATTCATTGATAGAGCTGATTGATTTTATAATAAACCTCCTTTTGGTAACGAATGAAAAAGACAGCCGTAAACGGTATCGAAACGGTCATCTATGGGAGGAATGCAGATCGAGTACAAAGGCCCGAAA includes:
- a CDS encoding 4Fe-4S dicluster domain-containing protein; translation: MISFIPMGFVENKSSPDPRDKMRKIKYESELDLGFGEQMAAKAYGQKLLSCIQCGTCSSTCPLSDYMDYTPRKIIAMTREGFKDEVLNSLTIWLCSSCYACTVKCPRQIHITDVMYTLKREAIARGVYPKRYPIPIFSREFFNIVRKQGRNSEAILLIKFYLKTNLFMMFSQALMGLRLMRTGRFSFKRDKIERIDKLQRLLKAAESIEEVRT
- a CDS encoding disulfide reductase, giving the protein MRKYLYYPGCSLHSTGKAYEESMLSVFRYLNVDVEELKDWNCCGATSYASIDEVQAFSLAARNLVIAENQNGKNGESPELLTPCNACYLVLTKTQKYMSTYPHVKEKVDKALLATELHYKGKTKVRHPLDVIANDIGLKTVTEQVKNNLKGLRVACYYGCQIVRPFADFDDQHNPMTMDHLVNALGGEAVDWPLKTRCCSGSLTGTIPEAGLRLNRRLLVEAVKRNAEMIITCCPLCQFNLECFQDKINANYGENIHIPVMYFTQLMGVAFGLPEKDLGIQRLFVKPSWHSRSRKGGVKVHA